CGGCGCGGGCGGCGGCGGTTTGCATGGAGGCAACGACGCGCCGCAGGGTGTCCATGGGCACGCCTTCCTCGAGGATGGCGGCAACGCTGAGGTACAAGGGGCGCGCGCCGCACATGGCCAGGTCATTCACCGTGCCGTGGACGGCCAGCGAGCCGATGTCGCCCCCGGGAAAGAACATGGGGCGGACGACGTAGGAATCGGTGGAGAAGGCCAGCCGCAGGCCGCCGATTTCCAGGACGGCGCCGTCATGGCGCGCCTCGAGGGCGGGGTTGCGAAAGGCGGGCAGGAAAAGGGACTCGATGAGCTGGTGGGAGAGCCGCCCGCCGCCGCCATGCGCCAGGAGCACGTGGGGATACTGGGTCAGGGGGAGGGGGCATTGGGGGGAGAAATCCAGGGGCGCGCTCATGGGGGTTCAGGAAGCCGCCGCCGCGGGGGGCCGGGCGGGACGGCGGTAACGGTAATACGCCGCGCAGGCGCCTTCGCTGGAAACCATGGTGGCGCCCAGCGGATGTTCCGGCGTGCAGCGCGTGCCGAAGGCGGGACATTCGGAGGGTTTCTTCACGCCCTGCAGGACGAGGCCGCTGATGCATTCGGGCGCTTCGGCGGCGGTGAGCTGATCCACCTGGAAGCGCCGGGCGGCGTCAAACTCCTGATAAGCCGGCCGCAAGCCCAGCCCGCTGCGGGGGATGAGGCCGATGCCGCGCCACTGGCGGGGGATGACCTCAAAGACCTCCTGCATCAACTGCTGGGCGGGGCGGTTGCCTTCGTAGCGCACGGAGCGGGCGTATTGATTCTCCACCTCGTGGCGGCCCTCCTCGAGCTGTTTCACGCACATGAAGATGCCCTGCATGATGTCCAGCGGCTCGAAGCCGGTGACGACAATGGGCACACGGTAGCGGGCGGCCAGCGGGGGATATTCATGGTAGCCCATCACTGCGCACACGTGGCCCGCGGCCAGAAATCCCTGCACGCGGTTGTTGGGCGAGGCCAGGATGGCCTCCATGGCCGGGGGCACGAGCACATGGGAGACGAGCACGGAAAAGTTCTTGAGGCCCAGGCGGCGGGCCTGGGCCACGGCCATGGCGTTGGCCGGAGCGGTGGTTTCGAAGCCCACGGCAAAGAACACCACCTGCCGCTCCGGATGCGCCCGGGCCAGTTTGACGGCGTCCAGGGGCGAATACACCATGCGGACGTCGGCGCCCTCGGCCTTGACGGAGAACAAATCCTTCCGGGTGCCGGGGACGCGGAGCATGTCGCCAAA
Above is a genomic segment from Verrucomicrobiia bacterium containing:
- the hypD gene encoding hydrogenase formation protein HypD, which translates into the protein MRFMDEYRDAAAVQQFARALAALVTRPWTLMEVCGGQTHAIIKFGVDELLPRQITLVHGPGCPVCVTPVEIIDQAIAIAAQPGVIFCSFGDMLRVPGTRKDLFSVKAEGADVRMVYSPLDAVKLARAHPERQVVFFAVGFETTAPANAMAVAQARRLGLKNFSVLVSHVLVPPAMEAILASPNNRVQGFLAAGHVCAVMGYHEYPPLAARYRVPIVVTGFEPLDIMQGIFMCVKQLEEGRHEVENQYARSVRYEGNRPAQQLMQEVFEVIPRQWRGIGLIPRSGLGLRPAYQEFDAARRFQVDQLTAAEAPECISGLVLQGVKKPSECPAFGTRCTPEHPLGATMVSSEGACAAYYRYRRPARPPAAAAS